Proteins from one Kineosporiaceae bacterium genomic window:
- a CDS encoding DUF1298 domain-containing protein: MRESGVPPEPDEPDADARNRAAWAAAAQWGRGETMNELEATMWRAERHPQQSSTICSLMILDRAPDWERLVAAHDWATSLVPRTRQRVVEPLLPTGPPAWVVDRHFSLGYHVRREQLGRRNGLDDLHELVSVLAITPFDRTRPLWEATLIEGLAPEPGTRTARAAYFLKLHHSLTDGVGAVQLLTALHSRTRRHTSDKPVAAQALSDGEAPDRLSVTVHGVMQTAQAAPGLVLNLVQAGRRVVTDPTGAASAGLRFAASLRRVLSPPAAASSPLFAGRDGRRWVLRTLECPLASLRAAGHAAGGSVNDAYLAVLLGGLRRYHERHGVAIEELPITVPVSLRRADDPMGGNRFAGAMLSGPIGIADPADRIAAIRGAVLSQLNEPALDSFSVLTPLANRLPSAVGAAVISLGARADLAASNVPGASEPVFLAGARVVRVYPFGPLPGVALMAAMLSHVGTCCIGLTIDAAAVPDDDVLMECLAEGLAEVLAL; encoded by the coding sequence ATGCGTGAGTCGGGTGTTCCGCCGGAGCCGGACGAGCCGGACGCCGACGCGCGCAACCGCGCCGCGTGGGCGGCGGCCGCGCAGTGGGGCCGCGGCGAGACCATGAACGAGCTCGAGGCGACCATGTGGCGCGCCGAGCGGCACCCGCAGCAGTCCTCGACCATCTGCAGTCTGATGATCCTCGACCGGGCACCGGACTGGGAGAGGTTGGTCGCGGCCCACGACTGGGCCACGTCGCTGGTGCCGCGCACCCGGCAACGGGTGGTCGAGCCGCTGCTGCCGACCGGTCCGCCGGCCTGGGTGGTCGACCGGCACTTCAGCCTCGGCTATCACGTGCGACGCGAACAGCTCGGCCGGCGCAACGGGCTCGACGACCTGCACGAGCTGGTCTCGGTGCTGGCCATCACGCCGTTCGACCGCACCCGGCCGCTGTGGGAGGCCACCCTGATCGAGGGCCTGGCGCCCGAACCGGGCACCCGGACGGCGCGGGCGGCCTACTTCCTCAAGCTGCACCACTCGCTCACCGACGGGGTCGGTGCCGTGCAGTTGCTGACGGCCCTGCACAGCCGTACCCGCCGCCACACCAGCGACAAACCTGTTGCTGCGCAAGCCCTTTCGGACGGTGAGGCTCCCGATCGGCTCTCGGTGACCGTGCACGGAGTGATGCAGACCGCGCAGGCCGCGCCGGGCCTGGTGCTCAACCTGGTGCAGGCCGGACGGCGGGTGGTCACCGACCCGACCGGCGCCGCCTCGGCCGGGTTGCGATTCGCTGCCTCGCTGCGCCGCGTGCTCTCACCGCCGGCGGCCGCGTCGTCCCCGTTGTTCGCCGGCCGGGACGGGCGGCGTTGGGTGTTGCGCACGCTCGAGTGCCCGTTGGCGAGTCTGCGGGCCGCCGGCCACGCAGCCGGGGGATCGGTCAACGACGCCTATCTCGCGGTGTTGCTCGGTGGCCTGCGCCGCTATCACGAACGGCACGGGGTGGCGATCGAGGAGCTGCCGATCACCGTGCCGGTGTCGTTGCGCCGGGCCGATGACCCGATGGGCGGCAACAGGTTTGCCGGGGCGATGCTGTCCGGGCCGATCGGTATCGCCGACCCGGCCGACCGGATCGCCGCGATCCGCGGTGCGGTGCTCTCCCAGCTGAACGAACCCGCTCTCGACTCGTTCTCGGTGCTCACCCCGCTGGCCAATCGGTTGCCGTCGGCCGTGGGCGCCGCGGTGATCTCCCTCGGGGCGCGGGCCGACCTCGCGGCGTCCAACGTGCCGGGGGCAAGTGAACCGGTGTTCCTGGCCGGGGCGCGCGTGGTGCGGGTGTATCCCTTCGGGCCGTTGCCCGGGGTGGCGCTGATGGCCGCGATGCTCTCGCACGTGGGCACCTGCTGCATCGGACTGACCATCGATGCCGCCGCGGTGCCGGACGACGACGTGCTGATGGAGTGCCTGGCCGAAGGGCTGGCCGAGGTGCTGGCGTTGTAG